In Geotalea uraniireducens, one genomic interval encodes:
- a CDS encoding B12-binding domain-containing radical SAM protein has translation MNILLVYPHSPDTFWSFRHALKFIGKKAAFPPLGLLTVAALLPSSWEKRLVDLNVRPLADRDLAWADCVFVSAMVVQRDSVLEVLERCRRLGVRTVAGGPLFTSAPADFPQVDHLVLGEAEVTLPPFLADLAAGRAGRLYAADRRADVRETPIPLWELVDPRHYAAMNVQYSRGCPFDCEFCDITQLFGRRPRTKTTAQLLAELTVLYERGWRGGIFLVDDNFIGDRRKLKEEVLPAIISWLAPRRYPFAFFTEASIDLADDPALMELMVRAGFEEVFVGIETPHEAGLRETGKVQNNNRDLLASIRRIQQAGLQVQGGFIVGFDSDPVSIFEKQIRFIQESGIATAMVGMLTALRGTKLYRRLLREGRLLGDTTGNNTAVALNFVPEMPATTLIDGYRRILTTIYAPKQYYRRVIGFLRRYRPRQPGPFRVKPGYCGAFFKSLLLLGVIGRERLQFWRLFFWSLLHRPRLLPLAITFAIYGFHFRKITENIDWRGMFDVECGERLAP, from the coding sequence ATGAACATTCTGCTGGTCTATCCCCATTCCCCCGATACCTTCTGGAGTTTCCGCCATGCCCTGAAATTCATCGGCAAGAAGGCGGCCTTTCCGCCGCTGGGACTCCTGACCGTCGCCGCCCTGCTTCCCTCTTCCTGGGAGAAGCGGCTCGTCGACCTGAACGTACGTCCCCTGGCCGACCGCGATCTGGCATGGGCGGACTGCGTCTTTGTCAGCGCCATGGTCGTCCAGCGCGATTCGGTGCTCGAAGTGCTGGAGCGCTGCCGACGGCTCGGGGTGCGGACGGTGGCCGGCGGCCCGCTCTTCACCAGTGCCCCGGCTGATTTTCCCCAGGTCGATCACCTGGTGCTCGGCGAGGCGGAAGTGACCCTCCCTCCTTTTCTGGCCGATCTGGCGGCGGGGCGGGCCGGGCGTCTCTATGCCGCCGACCGCCGGGCCGATGTCCGGGAGACGCCGATCCCTCTCTGGGAGCTGGTCGACCCTCGTCACTACGCGGCGATGAACGTCCAGTATTCGCGGGGCTGTCCGTTTGACTGCGAGTTCTGCGACATCACCCAGCTGTTCGGCCGCCGGCCGCGCACCAAGACGACGGCGCAGCTCTTGGCTGAGTTGACGGTACTCTACGAGCGGGGCTGGCGGGGCGGGATTTTCCTGGTCGACGACAATTTCATCGGCGACCGGCGCAAGCTGAAGGAAGAGGTCTTGCCGGCCATCATCTCCTGGCTGGCGCCGCGCCGTTATCCGTTCGCCTTCTTTACCGAGGCGTCGATCGACCTGGCCGACGATCCGGCGTTGATGGAGCTGATGGTTCGGGCCGGGTTCGAGGAAGTATTCGTTGGGATCGAAACACCGCACGAGGCGGGGTTGCGGGAGACCGGCAAGGTGCAGAACAACAATCGCGACCTGCTGGCCAGCATCCGCCGGATTCAGCAGGCCGGGTTACAGGTACAGGGGGGCTTCATCGTCGGCTTCGACAGCGATCCGGTCTCCATTTTCGAGAAGCAGATCCGCTTCATCCAGGAGAGCGGCATCGCCACGGCGATGGTCGGGATGCTGACCGCCTTGCGCGGGACGAAACTTTACCGGCGGCTGCTCCGCGAAGGGCGGCTTTTGGGGGATACGACGGGGAACAATACCGCCGTGGCGCTCAATTTCGTGCCGGAGATGCCGGCAACGACCCTGATCGACGGCTACCGGCGCATCCTTACCACCATTTATGCGCCGAAACAGTACTACCGGCGGGTGATCGGCTTCCTCCGCCGCTACCGCCCCCGGCAGCCGGGGCCGTTCCGCGTCAAGCCGGGCTATTGCGGGGCCTTCTTCAAATCGCTGCTGCTGTTGGGGGTCATCGGTCGGGAGCGGCTGCAGTTCTGGCGGCTCTTCTTCTGGTCACTCCTCCATCGGCCGCGGCTCTTGCCGCTGGCGATCACCTTCGCCATCTACGGCTTCCATTTCCGCAAGATCACCGAGAATATCGACTGGCGTGGCATGTTCGACGTGGAGTGCGGCGAACGGCTGGCCCCCTGA